Proteins co-encoded in one Pseudarthrobacter chlorophenolicus A6 genomic window:
- a CDS encoding ABC transporter ATP-binding protein translates to MNSVIQVRNLTKQYKGALALDGVSFDIQQDAIYGLLGRNGAGKTTAMSILTAQNLPTSGEVRVFGENPYENARVLSRMCFVRESQKYPDDATPRHAFAAARLFFPRWDQGLAEELIDDFQLPLKRTIKKLSRGQLSAVGVIIGLASRAEVTFFDEPYLGLDAVARQIFYDRLLADYAEFPRTILLSSHLIDEVSNLIERVLLIDAGRIIMDESAEDARALATNVVGDAAAVERAVNGREVIHREGLGRVASVTFLGRLDGAERAAVVAGGLELAPVSLQQLIVRLTQQRSGRTDGSGSNNSDSINSHADTQEGSLR, encoded by the coding sequence ATGAACTCCGTAATACAGGTCAGGAACCTCACCAAGCAATACAAGGGCGCCCTCGCCCTGGACGGTGTCAGCTTCGACATCCAGCAGGACGCCATCTACGGCCTGCTGGGACGCAACGGCGCCGGCAAGACCACCGCCATGTCCATCCTCACGGCCCAGAACCTGCCCACCAGCGGCGAGGTGCGCGTCTTCGGCGAGAACCCCTACGAGAACGCCCGGGTCCTCAGCCGCATGTGCTTCGTCCGGGAAAGCCAGAAATACCCGGACGACGCCACCCCGCGCCACGCGTTCGCTGCCGCACGGCTGTTCTTTCCCCGCTGGGACCAGGGGCTGGCCGAAGAACTCATCGACGACTTCCAGCTCCCGCTGAAACGCACCATCAAGAAGCTCTCCCGCGGGCAGCTTTCAGCCGTGGGGGTCATCATCGGCCTGGCCTCTCGGGCGGAGGTCACGTTCTTTGACGAGCCGTACCTGGGGCTCGACGCCGTTGCCCGGCAGATCTTCTACGACCGGCTGCTGGCCGACTACGCCGAGTTCCCGCGGACCATCCTGCTCTCCAGCCACCTCATCGACGAGGTCTCCAACCTCATCGAACGGGTGCTCCTGATCGACGCCGGCCGCATCATCATGGACGAATCCGCCGAGGACGCCCGGGCATTGGCCACCAATGTGGTGGGTGACGCCGCTGCAGTGGAGCGGGCCGTGAACGGCCGGGAGGTCATCCACCGCGAAGGCCTGGGCCGGGTGGCATCGGTAACCTTCCTGGGCCGCCTGGACGGAGCCGAACGCGCCGCGGTTGTTGCTGGCGGGCTCGAACTGGCGCCCGTCTCGCTGCAGCAACTCATTGTGCGCCTGACCCAGCAGCGCTCCGGCCGCACGGACGGCTCCGGCTCCAACAACTCAGACTCAATCAACTCACACGCGGACACCCAGGAAGGAAGCCTGCGATGA
- a CDS encoding GntR family transcriptional regulator, with the protein MMDEGKPLFVQIAEQVEASILDGSIAEESQAPSTNELAVFHRINPATAAKGVNMLVDKGVLYKRRGIGMFVAPGARELLLKERRSDFAERYVQPLLAEARRIGLGPEDVADLVRTGAGVSPANP; encoded by the coding sequence CTGATGGACGAAGGCAAACCACTCTTCGTGCAGATCGCCGAACAGGTCGAAGCATCGATCCTGGACGGCAGCATCGCGGAAGAATCGCAGGCGCCGTCAACAAACGAGCTCGCCGTCTTCCACCGCATCAATCCGGCCACTGCGGCGAAGGGCGTGAACATGCTCGTGGACAAAGGCGTGCTGTACAAGCGCCGGGGCATCGGAATGTTCGTTGCCCCGGGTGCCCGCGAACTCCTCCTCAAGGAGCGCCGCAGCGATTTCGCGGAGCGGTATGTGCAACCCCTGCTGGCAGAGGCCCGCAGGATCGGGCTGGGGCCCGAAGACGTCGCGGACCTGGTCCGCACCGGCGCCGGCGTTTCACCGGCAAATCCATAA
- a CDS encoding lipid kinase, whose protein sequence is MKAARDAQSVAVVINAGARLGAVTADQAVDMLRNAGLPITAVHKIQSGTDLALTLERVMAENHDLVVVGGGDGTVSFAAGRLAGTGTVLGVLPLGTANDLARTLEIPSTLPAACAALADGKVVDIDLGRVNGQPFLNVASVGLSVGVTETLSPRLKRRLGPLAYVVAAVRAYARHQPFQARLEFPGGDHPAIELENLLQVAVGNGKHYGGGNAVSPTAGIDDHTLDIYAIPGARLREHVRIARLLKDGSFVERSDVHHATTQRVLLVTDPPMPVNLDGEIATVTPADFTVERNAVHVVVPQNSTAAVLDG, encoded by the coding sequence ATGAAAGCCGCCCGAGACGCCCAGTCCGTTGCCGTGGTGATCAACGCCGGCGCACGCCTGGGAGCGGTGACGGCGGACCAGGCGGTGGACATGCTGCGGAACGCCGGCCTGCCCATCACAGCCGTCCATAAAATCCAGTCCGGCACGGACCTGGCCCTGACCCTTGAGCGGGTGATGGCCGAAAACCACGACCTGGTGGTGGTGGGCGGCGGCGACGGCACCGTGTCTTTTGCTGCCGGACGGCTCGCCGGCACCGGCACCGTGCTCGGCGTCCTGCCGCTGGGAACAGCCAACGACCTCGCCCGCACCCTGGAGATCCCCAGCACTTTGCCTGCTGCCTGCGCCGCGCTCGCCGACGGCAAAGTGGTGGACATCGACCTGGGCCGCGTCAACGGCCAGCCCTTCCTCAACGTGGCCTCCGTAGGCCTTTCAGTAGGGGTCACCGAAACCCTCAGTCCGCGCCTGAAACGCCGCCTCGGCCCGCTCGCCTACGTTGTCGCAGCCGTCCGCGCCTACGCCCGGCACCAGCCCTTCCAGGCGCGCCTCGAATTCCCCGGGGGAGACCACCCGGCCATCGAGCTCGAGAACCTGCTGCAGGTGGCCGTGGGCAACGGCAAGCACTACGGAGGCGGGAATGCCGTCTCACCCACCGCCGGCATTGACGACCACACCCTCGACATCTACGCCATCCCCGGCGCCCGGCTGCGCGAACACGTGCGGATCGCCCGGCTGCTCAAGGACGGCAGCTTCGTGGAGCGCAGCGACGTGCACCACGCGACCACCCAGCGCGTCCTCCTGGTCACCGATCCGCCCATGCCGGTCAACCTCGACGGCGAAATCGCCACGGTCACGCCCGCCGACTTCACGGTGGAGCGCAACGCCGTCCACGTCGTGGTGCCGCAGAACAGCACGGCCGCGGTACTGGACGGGTAG